The Vibrio kanaloae genome has a window encoding:
- the clpS gene encoding ATP-dependent Clp protease adapter ClpS, which translates to MSRNFEWASPGSDLLEKETTKVKPPAMYNVILNNDDYTPMDFVIEILERFFSLDIEKATEVMLKVHYEGKAICGTFSAEIAETKVAQVTMYSKENEHPLLCTMEQV; encoded by the coding sequence ATGAGCAGAAACTTTGAATGGGCATCTCCAGGCTCAGATCTACTGGAGAAAGAGACAACTAAAGTAAAGCCACCGGCAATGTATAACGTTATATTGAATAACGATGATTACACGCCTATGGACTTTGTAATCGAGATACTAGAGCGATTTTTCTCACTAGATATCGAAAAAGCAACGGAAGTGATGCTCAAGGTTCATTATGAAGGTAAAGCTATATGCGGCACATTCAGTGCTGAAATAGCGGAAACAAAGGTAGCTCAGGTAACGATGTATTCAAAGGAAAATGAGCATCCGCTACTATGTACAATGGAGCAAGTATAA
- the cspD gene encoding cold shock domain-containing protein CspD encodes MATGTVKWFNNAKGFGFICPEGEDGDIFAHYSTIQMEGYRTLKAGQQVDYEVESGPKGSHASSVVPVEGNASK; translated from the coding sequence ATGGCTACAGGTACAGTAAAATGGTTTAACAACGCCAAAGGGTTTGGTTTTATTTGTCCAGAAGGTGAAGACGGCGATATTTTCGCGCACTACTCCACAATACAAATGGAAGGTTATCGAACCTTAAAGGCTGGTCAGCAGGTCGACTATGAAGTAGAAAGTGGACCTAAAGGATCGCATGCTAGCTCTGTTGTTCCTGTAGAAGGTAACGCCAGTAAATAG